The segment CGACAGCCGCGCGCCGCCGTTCCCGCGGGAGACGACGTGTGGGTGTGAAGGCGCGTCCGCAAGCATTGCCCGGGCAAGAGATCACCGTCGACGAGCAACGAACCTTCAGCGTGGATGGTCTGTTGCCGTCGACCGTGATGCGCCCGAACGATGCCGGTGAAGCCGCGCGTGACCTGCACGCCTGTGACGAGGGGCCGGCCGCCGTCGTGGTCTGGGGCGGAGGGACGCAGATGCGGCTGGGCGCCCCACCCAGGCGGTACGAGGTTGCGTTTTCGACCGAACGGATGACGCGTCTGCTCGAGTACGAGCCGGCCGACCTCACCTGCCGAGTCGAGGCAGGGATGCGGCTCAGCGACCTGCAGGCGGCGCTGCGGGCCCAGGGTCAGAGGCTCCCGCTCGATCCACCGCATCCCGAACACGCGACGGTCGGCGGGATGGTCGCAGCCAACACCAACGGCCTTACCCGCGGGCGCTATGGCACCGTCCGCGACTGGGTGATCGGCATCGCAGTGGCGTACCCGTCTGGCAAGGTCGCGCGAGCGGGCGGCAAGGTTGTCAAGAACGTCGCGGGCTATGACCTGATGAAGCTGCACATCGGCGCGCTCGGCACGCTGGGCGTGGTCGCGGAAGTGAACTTCAAAGTCCAGGCCCGGCCCGAGGCGGAAGCGACGTTGCTGGCCCACTTCGAGGCGCCGGGGCCCGCCCTCGCGGTGGGGCTCAAGCTGGCCCGCCAGTACCTCGCGCCCGCTGCCGCCATCGTCCTCGACGGTGAGACCTTTTCCGAGTTTCTCCCTCCCCCGCATGCAGGGGAGGGTCGGGGTGGGGGCCCGGCCCAGTGGACCCTCGCTCTGAAGCTGGAAGGCTATGCCCGCGAGGTCGATGCGGCCAAGGACGTGGCCATTGGGTTCATCCACGAGTCCGGCGGCGTTGTCGATGAACCGGGGATCCCGCCCTCTTTCTGGGACGCCGCCAGGGACTGGTCCGCTCCCGCGGACGAGGGGGTGGTGCTTCGCGCCGTCGTTCCTCTTAACTCAAGCCAAAACTTGATCGCGGCCGTTCGGGCGGATGCCCGGGTGCTGGCCCAGCCCGCGTCGGGCGTGGTCGACGTCCGGGTGCCGGCGACATCGGCCGCCGGGACCCTCTCACGGTTGCGCGACGCGGCCGGCGCCGAGGGGCAGGTGGTGGTCGCTGCGGCTCCCGTCGCCGTCAAACAGGCCGTTGACGTCTGGGGACCGCCGCCACCCGGCTTTCCCATCATGCGTGCCCTCAAGCAGGCCCTCGATCCGAATGGGATCCTCAACCCGGGCCGGTTCGTGGGCGGGATTTAGTGGTGAGCCGATGACCGAACTGTCCACCCTCGACTTCAAGGCGCAGCTCCAGCGGGATGGCGTGCCAACCCCGGCCACCGGCATCGACATGGACCTGGTCCGCGACTGCATTCACTGCGGGCTCTGCCTCCCCAAGTGCCCGACCTTCCGCACCCTGCACCACGAGGGCGACAGCCCGCGCGGGCGGATGTGGCAAATCAAAGAGGCGACGCTCGGCCTGGTGGCCTTCGATGACCCGCGCTTTCAGGCCCACATCTATCAGTGCTTCAACTGCCGTGCTTGCGAAACCGCCTGCCCGTCCGGCGTCCAGTTCGGAACCGTGATGGAGATGGCTCGTGCGAAGACCCCACCCCAGAATCGCCGCGACCGGATGGTGCGGGCCGTGCTCCTCAACGGGTTGCTGCCGCATCCGCGTCGCTTGAAGATCGCCGGCTGGCTCTACCGCGCCACGCGCGCGCTGCGGCTGTCTGCGCTCTTACGCCGGAGCGGCGCCTGGAAGGTCCTGCCTCTGGGCAAGTTTGCGGCCTTCCCGCCCGTGGGTGATACGAGTCCGTATCGGACGCCACTGCCTGCGCTGACTCCGGCGCAGGGCGCCCGTCGCGCCCGCGTCGGCCTGCTGACCGGCTGTGTCCAAGACGAGATGTTCCGGGGCACGAATCGCCGCACCGCGCTCGCCCTCGCGCGCAACGGCTGCGACGTGATCGTGCCATCGGCGCGCGTGTGCTGCGGCGCCCTGGCCTCGCACGCCGGGGAGGCGCAGACCGCCGAGCACCTCGCCGGCCTGACCATGGACGCTTTTGGCGGCCCGGGCCTCGACGCGGTGGTCGTCAACGCTGCGGGCTGCGGCTCGAACATGAAGGAGTACGAGGTGCAGCTCCGCAATGACGCCGGGCGCCGGGAGGCCACGCCGGCTTTCTCCAAGACGGTGAAGGATGCCTCGGAGTTCCTGATCGCGCTCGGCCTCCAACCACCGACTCGCGCCATCCGCCTCAAAGTCGCCTACCAGGACCCGTGCCACCTGTTGCACGGCCAGAAGGTGCACCGGCAGCCGAGACAGGTCCTCGCCATGATTCCCGGCATCGAGCTCGTCGAGATGAAGGAGTCAGATTGGTGTTGCGGCTCGGCTGGTGTCTACAACCTGACCCACCCGGAGATCTCCGAAGAGGCGCTCGGTTGGAAGGTGCGGAACATCATCGATTGCGGTGCGCAAGTGATCGCATCGGCCAACCCCGGGTGCGTCCTTCAGGTTGGGATGGGGCTGCAGCGCGCGGGCCACGACGTTCCCGTCGTTCATGTCATGGACCTGCTGGGCTGGGCGTACGGCGACGATCAGCAGCGCCCGCCGATCGTCCGCCGGGCGATGGCGTGAGGGAGGTGACGCTCGATCATCAGCCCGCCTTCGACGATCCCTGGCTCGATCAGCTGGCCACCCGCTTATGGTCGAAGCCGGAGTTTTCGATGGTCCCGATCGACCTCGAGGAGGTGCCGGCACAGCCGTACGCCGGTCGTCGCCTCGACGACCAGGGACCTCGGGTCGTGTTCTTCGGCATCCCGTCGGACTACGGGACCGCATTTCTGCTGCACCTGATCGAAAAGCGCGTCAACCTCGTGGCCGTTGTCTGCAGCACGCGCTGGCAACGCACTCACCCCAAGGCCGACTTGATCGCGCGAATTGCCGGGTATCTCGGCCGTCCGGTGGAGGTGACGGCCGACGCTAACTCGGATGCGTTTGTCCGCTGCCTCAGTGCCTACGAGCCCGACATCGTCGTCATGGCCAGCTTCGACCAGATCCTCGCGGCGCAGACGCTGGCCGTCCCGACCCGCGGCTGGCTCAACGTCCACCCGTCGCTGCTTCCCCGCCACCGTGGCCCAGAGCCGATCTACTGGACGATCGTCAATGGCGACCGGGAGGCCGGCATCACCGTCCACCAGACCGTGCCGCGGATCGACGCCGGGCCGATTCTGGCTCAACGGCGGGTCGAGGTTTACGACGAGGACACCGCGGGCACGCTCAGCAAACGGCTGGTGACGGAAGGCCTCGGCGCCCTTGACGAGACGCTGGCGCGACTGGAGGCTGGCCGGGCCGAGGGCATCGTTCCCCAGGCGGGCAGCGGGAGCTATGAGCCACCGGTCCGCCAGGTCGGGCTCGACTGGGACCAGCCGTTCGAGCAGATCGAGCGGCTGGTGCGTGCGGGCGACCCGGACCAGCCCCCCTTCTTCACCTATCGAGGCCGGCGCCGCTATGTCTACGGGATCCGAAGGGTGCGAGCCCGCTCCCGCGAAGGCCCTGGCGTCATTTCACCGCTTCCCGCAGGAGAGATGCTGGCGGCGGCAAAAGACACCGTCGTGGCGGTCCGCTGGCGGCCGGTCGGGCACACCCACGCGCTCCGCCCGCTGGCCAAACAGCAATTTCCCTAGCCGGCGTCACCGCTCCGTTACAGATCGAATCTGACCGAATTCGCGGGGGTTGGCCTTATAATGACTTCAATATGGCTCAGGAAATGATCGAACAAGACACCCAACTGATCAGTATTACGGACTCCGCCCTCACACAGTTGCGTGACCTCTTGCAGAAGCAGGGACGCCCGGAGATGGGCCTGCGCGTCTTCGTCCAGCCAGGCGGCTGCTCGGGCATGTCCTATGGCATGGGCTTCGAGGATCGCCCCGAAGACGGCGACGCGATCAGCAACGTCGGTGGCGTGCGGCTGTTTGTCGACTCGGTCAGCGCGCAGTACATCAAGGGTGCCGAGATCGATTTCGTTGACAGCCTGATGGGCGGCGGTTTTACGGTGCACAACCCCAACGCCGTCTCGAGCTGCTCATGCGGTAGCTCGTTCGACACCGGCGGCGACGCCGGCACCGCTCGCGGCTGCAGCCACTAGACCCAGAGCCCCGCACCGACGACGCGTTTTCATCACTGTGAAACCGTGTCAGAAAATGAGTGCTGTTCGGGAGCATTTTTCACTCTCCTCGTGGCTTGACCGCGCCGCCATCCGGCCTTACGCTGATAGCCCCTGAGGGAGATGATGGCGCCCCAGCCCCGCGTCCTGATGGTCGAAGATCATCCGGACATTGCTGATCTCTATCAGCTCAAGCTTCAACTCGAGGGTTATCGCGTCGCCGTCGCGTCGGACGGTGCCGTCGGGCTGAGCATGGCCCGCTCCCTGATGCCCGACCTCATCCTGCTCGATATCCATATGGCGCAGCTCGACGGGCTGCAGGTGCTCGCCGCGCTGCGCGAGGACAAGGCCACCGACGAAGTCCCGGTCATCGTCTGCAGCGAAGATGACAGCCCGCAGCTGATCCAGGAGGCGCACCGACTGGGCGCGGTCGCCTACCTGGTGAAAGTGAATCTTTTGCCCAGTCGCCTCAGCCAGACCGTTGGCGATGTGCTGGGCCAACGGGGCGAGTTCACCATCCAGGCCGGCCGCCCCGGTGCCCGGGAAGCGTCCTGACCCGCGCAAAGTCTTAGCTCCCTCTTAGCTGGCCATCATCGTTTCGTAAGGGTGCACCATCCATGATGAGGTCGTGATCGCGGAGCCTTTCGGCGCGCCAGAGCCGCCTTCAAGCCCGCCACCGCCGCCGCCACCGTCGGCGGCACCGCGAGGTGGTGGTCCGGGCTCTCGGACCGTGCTCCTGACGGCCGTGGTCGTGATCGGCGGACTCGCCGGCGGCGTGCTGGGCGCGGAGGCGGTCATCAGCCGCCTGCCTGCGGCAGCCGCCCCTTCAGCGAGCTCGAGTACGACATCGTCATCGACGACCAGCACAGTCGCCGCGCAGCCGTTGACCGCCGCCGCGATCTACCAGAAGGCCGCGCCGGGGGTGGTGACCATCACCACCGAGCTTGCTCGCCGCGGTCGGGTCGGCGAGGGCACCGGATCGGGAATCGTGCTCGATACCGCCGGCAACATCCTGACCAATGAGCATGTGATATCCGGGGCGAGCCAGATCCAGGTGACGTTCAGCGACGGCAAAACGGTGGCTGCCACAGTGGCCGGGTCGAGCACCAGCGCCGACCTGGCGGTCGTTCACGTTTCGGTGGCGGCGTCGAGCCTGCACCCGCTCGCGCTCGGGGACTCGAACACGGTTCGCGTTGGCGACGCGGCATATGCCATCGGCGCCCCCTTCGGACTCGCCGAAACGATGACGTCGGGTGTCATCTCCGGGCTCAATCGGAGTAATCAGAGCACCGGGCTCACCGGCCTGATCCAGACCGACGCGCCAATCAACCCCGGGAACTCGGGTGGCGCATTGCTGAACTCGCTTGGTCAGGTGGTGGGCATCAACGATTCCATTGAGAGCCCCGTTGCCGGCAATGTGGGCGTCGGATTCGCTATCCCGATCAACGCCGCCAAGAAGCTCCTGACCACGCTCGAGGGTGGCGCGAACCAGTAACGTTAGCGAATTCCCATCATCGCGTTCGTCATCTTCCTGGTCATCGCCGTCCTGGTGATTAATCCTGCCGGTATTGGCCGGCGAGTCTTTTCTCCTTACTACGCCTACATCGATCACATGCCCCGCACGCTTCGCCTTGGCTGGCAGGGCGTGACGCTGCTGATCGCGGTGCTGTTTCTCGCGTCGACGCTATTTCCCGCTCAGGTCAACGCGTTATTGCGGCTCGCTAACCCCTGGGGTGGGTTGCTTCTGTTTTTCGTCGCCGTCATCATCTTCGTCGGGATCGTTGGACAACGGCCGCGTCGCTAACCGAGGATTCCTGAGCTACGGCTCGAGGATGTGGACCGCAGTGAGGTTCCGGTAAAGCTCGTCGAAATCGAGCCCGTAGCCGACGACAAACTCGTTGGGGATGTCAAACCCCTTGTAGGAGATCGGGACCGGCGTGATGCGGCGTTCCTCTTTGTTGAGAAGGACGCAGAGCTTCAGCGACTTCGGTCGATGGCGCTGGACATGGTCGAACAAGAACGAGGTCGTCAACCCAGTGTCGATGATGTCCTCCACCATCAAGACGTCACGCCCGGTGACGTCCATGGTGAGGTCCTTGAGCAGTTGGACGTGTCCCGATGATTGGGTTTCGGCACCGTAGCTGCTGACCGCGACGTAATCGAAGTTCACGGGGACTGTCAGATGGCGGCTGAGGTCCGTCGCGAAACAGACTGAGCCCTTGAGAACCGAGAGCAGGATGAGCGGTCGCTCCAGGCCCTGGTAGTCCCGGGAAACTTGCTCAGCCATCTCGCGCACGCATTTCTGGATGGCATCGCCGCTGATCAGCTCCCGTCCTAGCTTCAATTTGGTCTCGAGGATGGCATCACTTTACCCGGTCGGCGCGATCAGAAAGATCCAGATATCCCAGGAGACATGACTGATGATCAGCGGAGCGAGGCGTTGTTCTTTCGCATAGAGCGCCCCCCAGTAGAGGCCGGCTGTGGCCGCGGCACCGGTAAGCGTCAGGTTTGCGGACACGAGGTGGACGCCGCCGTAGATCGACGACGCGATCAGTGTGCCGCGGACGCGTCCGTAGCGTCGCATCAGGCCTCGCTGAACCAGACCTCGCCAGAACAGTTCCTCGCCAGGGCCAATGACAAGACCGAGCGCCGTTGCGATCGCGGGGCGTGGGCCCGCCGTCCGCAGCTCGTAGATCCGGCCGATCTCGCGATCGCCGGCGGGCATGATTCGCCGCGCCATCCGGTCGCCGACCTGGAAGATTGCGTACAGTCCAGCCGCCGAACCCAACCCCTTGGCGAAATC is part of the Candidatus Dormiibacterota bacterium genome and harbors:
- the erpA gene encoding iron-sulfur cluster insertion protein ErpA, translated to MAQEMIEQDTQLISITDSALTQLRDLLQKQGRPEMGLRVFVQPGGCSGMSYGMGFEDRPEDGDAISNVGGVRLFVDSVSAQYIKGAEIDFVDSLMGGGFTVHNPNAVSSCSCGSSFDTGGDAGTARGCSH
- a CDS encoding response regulator, coding for MMAPQPRVLMVEDHPDIADLYQLKLQLEGYRVAVASDGAVGLSMARSLMPDLILLDIHMAQLDGLQVLAALREDKATDEVPVIVCSEDDSPQLIQEAHRLGAVAYLVKVNLLPSRLSQTVGDVLGQRGEFTIQAGRPGAREAS
- a CDS encoding (Fe-S)-binding protein, coding for MTELSTLDFKAQLQRDGVPTPATGIDMDLVRDCIHCGLCLPKCPTFRTLHHEGDSPRGRMWQIKEATLGLVAFDDPRFQAHIYQCFNCRACETACPSGVQFGTVMEMARAKTPPQNRRDRMVRAVLLNGLLPHPRRLKIAGWLYRATRALRLSALLRRSGAWKVLPLGKFAAFPPVGDTSPYRTPLPALTPAQGARRARVGLLTGCVQDEMFRGTNRRTALALARNGCDVIVPSARVCCGALASHAGEAQTAEHLAGLTMDAFGGPGLDAVVVNAAGCGSNMKEYEVQLRNDAGRREATPAFSKTVKDASEFLIALGLQPPTRAIRLKVAYQDPCHLLHGQKVHRQPRQVLAMIPGIELVEMKESDWCCGSAGVYNLTHPEISEEALGWKVRNIIDCGAQVIASANPGCVLQVGMGLQRAGHDVPVVHVMDLLGWAYGDDQQRPPIVRRAMA
- a CDS encoding FAD-binding oxidoreductase; protein product: MPGQEITVDEQRTFSVDGLLPSTVMRPNDAGEAARDLHACDEGPAAVVVWGGGTQMRLGAPPRRYEVAFSTERMTRLLEYEPADLTCRVEAGMRLSDLQAALRAQGQRLPLDPPHPEHATVGGMVAANTNGLTRGRYGTVRDWVIGIAVAYPSGKVARAGGKVVKNVAGYDLMKLHIGALGTLGVVAEVNFKVQARPEAEATLLAHFEAPGPALAVGLKLARQYLAPAAAIVLDGETFSEFLPPPHAGEGRGGGPAQWTLALKLEGYAREVDAAKDVAIGFIHESGGVVDEPGIPPSFWDAARDWSAPADEGVVLRAVVPLNSSQNLIAAVRADARVLAQPASGVVDVRVPATSAAGTLSRLRDAAGAEGQVVVAAAPVAVKQAVDVWGPPPPGFPIMRALKQALDPNGILNPGRFVGGI
- a CDS encoding methionyl-tRNA formyltransferase, encoding MTLDHQPAFDDPWLDQLATRLWSKPEFSMVPIDLEEVPAQPYAGRRLDDQGPRVVFFGIPSDYGTAFLLHLIEKRVNLVAVVCSTRWQRTHPKADLIARIAGYLGRPVEVTADANSDAFVRCLSAYEPDIVVMASFDQILAAQTLAVPTRGWLNVHPSLLPRHRGPEPIYWTIVNGDREAGITVHQTVPRIDAGPILAQRRVEVYDEDTAGTLSKRLVTEGLGALDETLARLEAGRAEGIVPQAGSGSYEPPVRQVGLDWDQPFEQIERLVRAGDPDQPPFFTYRGRRRYVYGIRRVRARSREGPGVISPLPAGEMLAAAKDTVVAVRWRPVGHTHALRPLAKQQFP
- a CDS encoding CPBP family intramembrane glutamic endopeptidase translates to MTLGVGGLGAYALAAEPALRRERPRLRDFAKGLGSAAGLYAIFQVGDRMARRIMPAGDREIGRIYELRTAGPRPAIATALGLVIGPGEELFWRGLVQRGLMRRYGRVRGTLIASSIYGGVHLVSANLTLTGAAATAGLYWGALYAKEQRLAPLIISHVSWDIWIFLIAPTG
- a CDS encoding trypsin-like peptidase domain-containing protein, with the translated sequence MIAEPFGAPEPPSSPPPPPPPSAAPRGGGPGSRTVLLTAVVVIGGLAGGVLGAEAVISRLPAAAAPSASSSTTSSSTTSTVAAQPLTAAAIYQKAAPGVVTITTELARRGRVGEGTGSGIVLDTAGNILTNEHVISGASQIQVTFSDGKTVAATVAGSSTSADLAVVHVSVAASSLHPLALGDSNTVRVGDAAYAIGAPFGLAETMTSGVISGLNRSNQSTGLTGLIQTDAPINPGNSGGALLNSLGQVVGINDSIESPVAGNVGVGFAIPINAAKKLLTTLEGGANQ
- the hpt gene encoding hypoxanthine phosphoribosyltransferase; this translates as MKLGRELISGDAIQKCVREMAEQVSRDYQGLERPLILLSVLKGSVCFATDLSRHLTVPVNFDYVAVSSYGAETQSSGHVQLLKDLTMDVTGRDVLMVEDIIDTGLTTSFLFDHVQRHRPKSLKLCVLLNKEERRITPVPISYKGFDIPNEFVVGYGLDFDELYRNLTAVHILEP